A genomic region of Castor canadensis chromosome 16, mCasCan1.hap1v2, whole genome shotgun sequence contains the following coding sequences:
- the LOC109691120 gene encoding zinc finger CCCH domain-containing protein 4 isoform X1, giving the protein MEAAPGTPPPPPSESPPPPSPPPPSTPSPPPCSPDARPATPHLLHHRLPLPDDREDGELEEGELEDDGAEETQDTPGGSERSRKDKGEKHHSDSDEEKSHRRLKRKRKKEREKEKRRSKKRRKSKHKRHASSSDDFSDFSDDSDFSPSEKGHRKYREYSPPYAPSHQQYPSSHSAPLPKKSYSKMDSKAYSMYEDYENEQYGEYEGDEEEDMGKEDYDDFTKELNQYRRAKEGSSRGRGSRGRGRGYRGRGSRGGSRGRGMGRGSRGRGRGSMGGDHPEDEEDFYEEEMEYGEGEEPMGDDDYDDYSKELNQYRRSKDSRGRGLSRGRGRGSRGRGKGMGRGRGRGGSRGGMNKGGMNDDDDFYDDDMGDGGGSYRRSDHDKPHQQSDKKGKVICKYFVEGRCTWGDHCNFSHDIELPKKRELCKFYITGFCARAENCPYMHGDFPCKLYHTTGNCINGDDCMFSHDPLTEETRELLDKMLADDAEAGAEDEKEVEELKKQGINPLPKPPPGVGLLPTPPRPPGPPAPTSPNGRPMQGGPPPPPPPPPPPPGPPQMPMPVHEPLSPQQQLQQDMYNKKIPSLFEIVVRPTGQLAEKLGVRFPGPGGPMGPGPNMGPPGPMGGPMHPDMHPDMHPDMHPDMHPDMHPDMHPDMSIGPGMNPGPPMGPGGPPMMPYGPGDSPHSGMMPPIPPAQNFYENFYPQQEGMEMEPGLLGDTEDYGHYEELPGQPGETVFPEHPLEPDSFSEGGAAGRAKPGAGVPDFLPSAQRALYLRIQQKQQEEEERARRLAESSKQDRENEEGDTGNWYSSDEDEGGSSVTSILKTLRQQTSSRPQASVGELSSSGLGDPRLQKGHPTGGRLADPRLSRDPRLSRHAEAAGGSGPGDTGPSDPRLARSLPTSKPEGSLHSSPAGPGNSKGPAPPAAEEEEGERALREKAVSIPLDPLPGHPLRDPRSQLQQFSHIKKDVTLSKPSFARTVLWNPEDLIPLPIPKQDVVPPVPAALQSLPALDPRLHRPTPAGPPNARQRPGISTDPSSSGSNLPDFELLSRILKTVNVNTPGPSDKPSDPRVRKAPTDPRLQKPADSAASSRVAKPCATEVPSPAASPSGESSPPATAPYDPRVLAAGGLGQGSGSGQSSVLSGISLYDPRTPNAGGKATEPATDAGTQAKGPEGNGKSSASKAKEPPFVRKSALEQPEAGKAGADGGAAPATDRYNSYNRPRPKAAVASAATVTPPPEGTPPQPGVHNLPVPTLFGTVKPAPKTGSGSPFAGNSPAREGEQDAGSLKDVFKGFDPTASPFCQ; this is encoded by the exons GGAAGATGGTGAGCTGGAAGAAGGTGAACTGGAAGATGACGGGGCTGAGGAGACACAGGACACCCCCGGAGGGTCAGAGAGGAGCCGGAAAGACAAGGGGGAGAAGCACCACAGCGATTCTGACGAGGAAAAGTCTCACAGGAGGCTGAAGCGGAAGCGGAAGAAAGAgcgggagaaggagaagaggcgatcaaagaagaggaggaagtcCAAGCACAAG CGCCACGCTTCTTCCAGTGATGACTTCTCCGACTTCTCAGATGACTCGGATTTCAGCCCCAGTGAGAAGGGGCACCGCAAGTACCGGGAATACAGCCCCCCATACGCACCG TCCCACCAGCAGTACCCCTCATCGCACAGTGCGCCCCTGCCCAAGAAGTCATACTCCAAGATGGACAGCAAAGCCTACAGCATGTACGAAGACTATGAGAACGAGCAGTATGGGGAGTATGAGGGCGACGAGGAGGAGGACATGGGCAAGGAGGACTACGATGACTTCACCAAAGAGCTCAATCAGTACCGTCGTGCCAAGGAGGGCAGCAGCCGGGGCCGAG GCAGCCGAGGGCGTGGACGGGGTTACAGGGGCCGAGGAAGCCGTGGAGGATCTCGAGGCCGAGGCATGGGCAGGGGCAGCCGAGGCCGGGGCAGAGGCTCCATGGGAGGAGACCATCCGGAGGACGAGGAGGACTTCTATGAGGAGGAGATGGAA TATGGAGAAGGTGAGGAGCCAATGGGTGATGACGATTATGATGACTACTCCAAGGAGCTGAACCAGTACCGCCGCTCTAAGGATAGCCGAGGCCGAG GGTTAAGTCGGGGCCGTGGCCGGGGTTCCCGAGGCCGAGGGAAAGGGATGGGCCGCGGCCGGGGTCGAGGTGGCAGCCGAGGAGGGATGAACAAGGGCGGAATGAACGATGACGACGACTTCTACGACGATGACATGGGC GATGGCGGTGGGAGCTACCGGAGAAGTGACCACGACAAGCCCCACCAGCAGTCTGACAAGAAAGGCAAAGTCATCTGCAAGTACTTCGTGGAAGGGCGGTGCACTTGG GGAGACCACTGTAATTTCAGCCATGACATTGAACTGCCAAAGAAACGCGAGCTGTGCAAGTTTTACATCACTGGTTTCTGCGCCAGGGCCGAGAACTGCCCGTACATGCACG GTGACTTTCCGTGTAAGTTATACCACACAACTGGGAACTGCATCAATGGTGATGACTGCATGTTCTCCCATGACCCTCTAACAGAAGAGACCAGAGAGCTTCTGGACAAG ATGTTAGCCGATGATGCAGAGGCAGGCGCCGAGGATGAAAAGGAAGTAGAGGAGCTGAAGAAGCAGGGCATCAACCCCCTGCCCAAGCCACCCCCCGGCGTGGGCCTCCTGCCCACACCCCCGCGGCCTCCTggccccccagcccccacctctCCCAACGGCCGGCCCATGCAGGGGGGTCCCCCACCTCCCCCGCCACCTCCTCCTCCGCCCCCTGGGCCCCCCCAGATGCCCATGCCAGTGCACGAGCCACTGTCACcacagcagcagctgcagcaggACATGTACAACAAGAAGATCCCCTCCTTGTTTGAGATTGTGGTGCGGCCCACGGGACAGCTGGCTGAGAAGCTGGGTGTAAG GTTCCCAGGACCTGGTGGACCCATGGGTCCTGGGCCCAACATGGGACCCCCAGGGCCCATGGGAGGCCCCATGCACCCTGATATGCACCCAGACATGCACCCGGACATGCACCCTGACATGCACCCCGACATGCATCCCGACATGCACCCCGACATGTCAATAGGCCCTGGCATGAACCCTGGCCCACCCATGGGTCCTGGCGGCCCCCCGATGATGCCCTATGGCCCTGGAGACTCCCCACACTCTGGAATGATGCCCCCCATCCCGCCAGCCCAGAACTTCTATGAAAACTTCTACCCACAGCAGGAGGGCATGGAAATGGAGCCAGGACTCCTTGGGGACACAG AGGACTACGGGCACTACGAAGAGCTGCCGGGGCAGCCTGGGGAGACTGTCTTCCCCGAGCACCCTCTGGAGCCTGACAGCTTCTCTGAGGGAGGGGCCGCAGGCCGGGCGAAGCCAGGCGCCGGTGTCCCTGACTTCCTGCCCTCAGCCCAGAGGGCTCTGTACCTGAGGATCCAGCAgaagcagcaggaggaggaggaaagagcgAGGAGGCTGGCTGAGAGCAGCAAGCAGGACCGGGAGAATGAGGAAG GGGACACTGGAAACTGGTACTCAAGTGACGAGGATGAAGGTGGGAGCAGTGTCACCTCCATTCTCAAGACCCTGAGGCAGCAGACATCCAGCAGACCCCAGGCCTCAGTTGGAGAACTGAGCAGCAGTGGGCTGGGAGACCCTCGCCTCCAGAAAGGACACCCTACAGGAGGCCGGCTAGCTGATCCCCGCCTCAGCCGGGATCCCAGACTCTCCCGCCATGCTGAGGCTGCCGGTGGCTCAGGCCCCGGGGACACAGGGCCCTCTGACCCTCGGCTGGCTCGCTCCCTGCCCACCTCCAAGCCTGAGGGCAGCCTGCATTCTAGCCCTGCTGGCCCTGGCAACTCCAAGGGGCCTGCACCGCCTgctgcagaggaggaggaaggggagcgGGCCCTGCGGGAGAAGGCCGTGAGCATCCCACTAGACCCCTTGCCTGGGCACCCACTGCGGGACCCACGGTCACAGCTGCAGCAGTTTAGCCACATCAAGAAGGATGTGACCCTGAGCAAGCCAAGCTTTGCCCGCACCGTGCTGTGGAACCCCGAGGACCTGATCCCCCTGCCCATCCCCAAGCAGGATGTGGTGCCCCCCGTGCCTGCTGCCCTGCAGTCCCTTCCTGCCCTGGACCCCAGGTTGCACCGCCCGACCCCTGCGGGACCCCCCAATGCCCGGCAGCGCCCAGGCATCTCCACGGACCCCAGCTCCTCTGGCTCTAACTTGCCTGACTTTGAACTGCTCTCTCGCATTCTCAAGACTGTCAATGTTAATACCCCTGGCCCGAGTGACAAGCCCAGTGATCCTAGGGTACGCAAAGCTCCCACTGACCCCCGACTGCAGAAGCCAGCAGACTCTGCGGCCTCTTCCCGAGTGGCCAAGCCCTGCGCTACCGAAGTCCCGTCTCCAGCCGCCAGCCCCAGCGGGGAGTCATCCCCACCAGCCACTGCACCCTACGATCCCCGTGTGCTGGCAGCCGGTGGGTTGGGCCAGGGCAGTGGGAGTGGGCAGAGCAGTGTGCTGAGCGGTATCAGCCTCTATGACCCGAGGACGCCCAACGCAGGTGGCAAAGCCACAGAGCCAGCTACTGATGCAGGCACCCAGGCCAAGGGCCCCGAGGGCAATGGCAAGAGCTCAGCCTCCAAGGCCAAGGAGCCCCCATTCGTCCGCAAGTCTGCCCTGGAGCAGCCTGAAGCAGGAAAGGCTGGTGCGGATGGGGGTGCAGCCCCAGCCACAGACCGATACAACAGCTACAACCGGCCCCGGCCCAAAGCCGCCGTGGCCTCTGCCGCCACAGTCACCCCACCACCAGAGGGGACCCCACCCCAACCTGGGGTGCACAACCTGCCTGTGCCTACCCTTTTCGGGACCGTGAAGCCGGCACCCAAGACAGGCTCAGGAAGCCCGTTTGCTGGCAACAGCCCAGCCCGTGAAGGGGAGCAGGACGCGGGGTCTCTGAAGGATGTTTTTAAAGGCTTCGACCCCACGGCCTCCCCCTTTTGCCAGTAG
- the LOC109691120 gene encoding zinc finger CCCH domain-containing protein 4 isoform X3: MSYNGLGWEDGELEEGELEDDGAEETQDTPGGSERSRKDKGEKHHSDSDEEKSHRRLKRKRKKEREKEKRRSKKRRKSKHKRHASSSDDFSDFSDDSDFSPSEKGHRKYREYSPPYAPSHQQYPSSHSAPLPKKSYSKMDSKAYSMYEDYENEQYGEYEGDEEEDMGKEDYDDFTKELNQYRRAKEGSSRGRGSRGRGRGYRGRGSRGGSRGRGMGRGSRGRGRGSMGGDHPEDEEDFYEEEMEYGEGEEPMGDDDYDDYSKELNQYRRSKDSRGRGLSRGRGRGSRGRGKGMGRGRGRGGSRGGMNKGGMNDDDDFYDDDMGDGGGSYRRSDHDKPHQQSDKKGKVICKYFVEGRCTWGDHCNFSHDIELPKKRELCKFYITGFCARAENCPYMHGDFPCKLYHTTGNCINGDDCMFSHDPLTEETRELLDKMLADDAEAGAEDEKEVEELKKQGINPLPKPPPGVGLLPTPPRPPGPPAPTSPNGRPMQGGPPPPPPPPPPPPGPPQMPMPVHEPLSPQQQLQQDMYNKKIPSLFEIVVRPTGQLAEKLGVRFPGPGGPMGPGPNMGPPGPMGGPMHPDMHPDMHPDMHPDMHPDMHPDMHPDMSIGPGMNPGPPMGPGGPPMMPYGPGDSPHSGMMPPIPPAQNFYENFYPQQEGMEMEPGLLGDTEDYGHYEELPGQPGETVFPEHPLEPDSFSEGGAAGRAKPGAGVPDFLPSAQRALYLRIQQKQQEEEERARRLAESSKQDRENEEGDTGNWYSSDEDEGGSSVTSILKTLRQQTSSRPQASVGELSSSGLGDPRLQKGHPTGGRLADPRLSRDPRLSRHAEAAGGSGPGDTGPSDPRLARSLPTSKPEGSLHSSPAGPGNSKGPAPPAAEEEEGERALREKAVSIPLDPLPGHPLRDPRSQLQQFSHIKKDVTLSKPSFARTVLWNPEDLIPLPIPKQDVVPPVPAALQSLPALDPRLHRPTPAGPPNARQRPGISTDPSSSGSNLPDFELLSRILKTVNVNTPGPSDKPSDPRVRKAPTDPRLQKPADSAASSRVAKPCATEVPSPAASPSGESSPPATAPYDPRVLAAGGLGQGSGSGQSSVLSGISLYDPRTPNAGGKATEPATDAGTQAKGPEGNGKSSASKAKEPPFVRKSALEQPEAGKAGADGGAAPATDRYNSYNRPRPKAAVASAATVTPPPEGTPPQPGVHNLPVPTLFGTVKPAPKTGSGSPFAGNSPAREGEQDAGSLKDVFKGFDPTASPFCQ; this comes from the exons GGAAGATGGTGAGCTGGAAGAAGGTGAACTGGAAGATGACGGGGCTGAGGAGACACAGGACACCCCCGGAGGGTCAGAGAGGAGCCGGAAAGACAAGGGGGAGAAGCACCACAGCGATTCTGACGAGGAAAAGTCTCACAGGAGGCTGAAGCGGAAGCGGAAGAAAGAgcgggagaaggagaagaggcgatcaaagaagaggaggaagtcCAAGCACAAG CGCCACGCTTCTTCCAGTGATGACTTCTCCGACTTCTCAGATGACTCGGATTTCAGCCCCAGTGAGAAGGGGCACCGCAAGTACCGGGAATACAGCCCCCCATACGCACCG TCCCACCAGCAGTACCCCTCATCGCACAGTGCGCCCCTGCCCAAGAAGTCATACTCCAAGATGGACAGCAAAGCCTACAGCATGTACGAAGACTATGAGAACGAGCAGTATGGGGAGTATGAGGGCGACGAGGAGGAGGACATGGGCAAGGAGGACTACGATGACTTCACCAAAGAGCTCAATCAGTACCGTCGTGCCAAGGAGGGCAGCAGCCGGGGCCGAG GCAGCCGAGGGCGTGGACGGGGTTACAGGGGCCGAGGAAGCCGTGGAGGATCTCGAGGCCGAGGCATGGGCAGGGGCAGCCGAGGCCGGGGCAGAGGCTCCATGGGAGGAGACCATCCGGAGGACGAGGAGGACTTCTATGAGGAGGAGATGGAA TATGGAGAAGGTGAGGAGCCAATGGGTGATGACGATTATGATGACTACTCCAAGGAGCTGAACCAGTACCGCCGCTCTAAGGATAGCCGAGGCCGAG GGTTAAGTCGGGGCCGTGGCCGGGGTTCCCGAGGCCGAGGGAAAGGGATGGGCCGCGGCCGGGGTCGAGGTGGCAGCCGAGGAGGGATGAACAAGGGCGGAATGAACGATGACGACGACTTCTACGACGATGACATGGGC GATGGCGGTGGGAGCTACCGGAGAAGTGACCACGACAAGCCCCACCAGCAGTCTGACAAGAAAGGCAAAGTCATCTGCAAGTACTTCGTGGAAGGGCGGTGCACTTGG GGAGACCACTGTAATTTCAGCCATGACATTGAACTGCCAAAGAAACGCGAGCTGTGCAAGTTTTACATCACTGGTTTCTGCGCCAGGGCCGAGAACTGCCCGTACATGCACG GTGACTTTCCGTGTAAGTTATACCACACAACTGGGAACTGCATCAATGGTGATGACTGCATGTTCTCCCATGACCCTCTAACAGAAGAGACCAGAGAGCTTCTGGACAAG ATGTTAGCCGATGATGCAGAGGCAGGCGCCGAGGATGAAAAGGAAGTAGAGGAGCTGAAGAAGCAGGGCATCAACCCCCTGCCCAAGCCACCCCCCGGCGTGGGCCTCCTGCCCACACCCCCGCGGCCTCCTggccccccagcccccacctctCCCAACGGCCGGCCCATGCAGGGGGGTCCCCCACCTCCCCCGCCACCTCCTCCTCCGCCCCCTGGGCCCCCCCAGATGCCCATGCCAGTGCACGAGCCACTGTCACcacagcagcagctgcagcaggACATGTACAACAAGAAGATCCCCTCCTTGTTTGAGATTGTGGTGCGGCCCACGGGACAGCTGGCTGAGAAGCTGGGTGTAAG GTTCCCAGGACCTGGTGGACCCATGGGTCCTGGGCCCAACATGGGACCCCCAGGGCCCATGGGAGGCCCCATGCACCCTGATATGCACCCAGACATGCACCCGGACATGCACCCTGACATGCACCCCGACATGCATCCCGACATGCACCCCGACATGTCAATAGGCCCTGGCATGAACCCTGGCCCACCCATGGGTCCTGGCGGCCCCCCGATGATGCCCTATGGCCCTGGAGACTCCCCACACTCTGGAATGATGCCCCCCATCCCGCCAGCCCAGAACTTCTATGAAAACTTCTACCCACAGCAGGAGGGCATGGAAATGGAGCCAGGACTCCTTGGGGACACAG AGGACTACGGGCACTACGAAGAGCTGCCGGGGCAGCCTGGGGAGACTGTCTTCCCCGAGCACCCTCTGGAGCCTGACAGCTTCTCTGAGGGAGGGGCCGCAGGCCGGGCGAAGCCAGGCGCCGGTGTCCCTGACTTCCTGCCCTCAGCCCAGAGGGCTCTGTACCTGAGGATCCAGCAgaagcagcaggaggaggaggaaagagcgAGGAGGCTGGCTGAGAGCAGCAAGCAGGACCGGGAGAATGAGGAAG GGGACACTGGAAACTGGTACTCAAGTGACGAGGATGAAGGTGGGAGCAGTGTCACCTCCATTCTCAAGACCCTGAGGCAGCAGACATCCAGCAGACCCCAGGCCTCAGTTGGAGAACTGAGCAGCAGTGGGCTGGGAGACCCTCGCCTCCAGAAAGGACACCCTACAGGAGGCCGGCTAGCTGATCCCCGCCTCAGCCGGGATCCCAGACTCTCCCGCCATGCTGAGGCTGCCGGTGGCTCAGGCCCCGGGGACACAGGGCCCTCTGACCCTCGGCTGGCTCGCTCCCTGCCCACCTCCAAGCCTGAGGGCAGCCTGCATTCTAGCCCTGCTGGCCCTGGCAACTCCAAGGGGCCTGCACCGCCTgctgcagaggaggaggaaggggagcgGGCCCTGCGGGAGAAGGCCGTGAGCATCCCACTAGACCCCTTGCCTGGGCACCCACTGCGGGACCCACGGTCACAGCTGCAGCAGTTTAGCCACATCAAGAAGGATGTGACCCTGAGCAAGCCAAGCTTTGCCCGCACCGTGCTGTGGAACCCCGAGGACCTGATCCCCCTGCCCATCCCCAAGCAGGATGTGGTGCCCCCCGTGCCTGCTGCCCTGCAGTCCCTTCCTGCCCTGGACCCCAGGTTGCACCGCCCGACCCCTGCGGGACCCCCCAATGCCCGGCAGCGCCCAGGCATCTCCACGGACCCCAGCTCCTCTGGCTCTAACTTGCCTGACTTTGAACTGCTCTCTCGCATTCTCAAGACTGTCAATGTTAATACCCCTGGCCCGAGTGACAAGCCCAGTGATCCTAGGGTACGCAAAGCTCCCACTGACCCCCGACTGCAGAAGCCAGCAGACTCTGCGGCCTCTTCCCGAGTGGCCAAGCCCTGCGCTACCGAAGTCCCGTCTCCAGCCGCCAGCCCCAGCGGGGAGTCATCCCCACCAGCCACTGCACCCTACGATCCCCGTGTGCTGGCAGCCGGTGGGTTGGGCCAGGGCAGTGGGAGTGGGCAGAGCAGTGTGCTGAGCGGTATCAGCCTCTATGACCCGAGGACGCCCAACGCAGGTGGCAAAGCCACAGAGCCAGCTACTGATGCAGGCACCCAGGCCAAGGGCCCCGAGGGCAATGGCAAGAGCTCAGCCTCCAAGGCCAAGGAGCCCCCATTCGTCCGCAAGTCTGCCCTGGAGCAGCCTGAAGCAGGAAAGGCTGGTGCGGATGGGGGTGCAGCCCCAGCCACAGACCGATACAACAGCTACAACCGGCCCCGGCCCAAAGCCGCCGTGGCCTCTGCCGCCACAGTCACCCCACCACCAGAGGGGACCCCACCCCAACCTGGGGTGCACAACCTGCCTGTGCCTACCCTTTTCGGGACCGTGAAGCCGGCACCCAAGACAGGCTCAGGAAGCCCGTTTGCTGGCAACAGCCCAGCCCGTGAAGGGGAGCAGGACGCGGGGTCTCTGAAGGATGTTTTTAAAGGCTTCGACCCCACGGCCTCCCCCTTTTGCCAGTAG
- the LOC109691120 gene encoding zinc finger CCCH domain-containing protein 4 isoform X5, which produces MEAAPGTPPPPPSESPPPPSPPPPSTPSPPPCSPDARPATPHLLHHRLPLPDDREDGELEEGELEDDGAEETQDTPGGSERSRKDKGEKHHSDSDEEKSHRRLKRKRKKEREKEKRRSKKRRKSKHKRHASSSDDFSDFSDDSDFSPSEKGHRKYREYSPPYAPSHQQYPSSHSAPLPKKSYSKMDSKAYSMYEDYENEQYGEYEGDEEEDMGKEDYDDFTKELNQYRRAKEGSSRGRGSRGRGRGYRGRGSRGGSRGRGMGRGSRGRGRGSMGGDHPEDEEDFYEEEMEYGEGEEPMGDDDYDDYSKELNQYRRSKDSRGRGLSRGRGRGSRGRGKGMGRGRGRGGSRGGMNKGGMNDDDDFYDDDMGDGGGSYRRSDHDKPHQQSDKKGKVICKYFVEGRCTWGDHCNFSHDIELPKKRELCKFYITGFCARAENCPYMHGDFPCKLYHTTGNCINGDDCMFSHDPLTEETRELLDKMLADDAEAGAEDEKEVEELKKQGINPLPKPPPGVGLLPTPPRPPGPPAPTSPNGRPMQGGPPPPPPPPPPPPGPPQMPMPVHEPLSPQQQLQQDMYNKKIPSLFEIVVRPTGQLAEKLGVRFPGPGGPMGPGPNMGPPGPMGGPMHPDMHPDMHPDMHPDMHPDMHPDMHPDMSIGPGMNPGPPMGPGGPPMMPYGPGDSPHSGMMPPIPPAQNFYENFYPQQEGMEMEPGLLGDTGDTGNWYSSDEDEGGSSVTSILKTLRQQTSSRPQASVGELSSSGLGDPRLQKGHPTGGRLADPRLSRDPRLSRHAEAAGGSGPGDTGPSDPRLARSLPTSKPEGSLHSSPAGPGNSKGPAPPAAEEEEGERALREKAVSIPLDPLPGHPLRDPRSQLQQFSHIKKDVTLSKPSFARTVLWNPEDLIPLPIPKQDVVPPVPAALQSLPALDPRLHRPTPAGPPNARQRPGISTDPSSSGSNLPDFELLSRILKTVNVNTPGPSDKPSDPRVRKAPTDPRLQKPADSAASSRVAKPCATEVPSPAASPSGESSPPATAPYDPRVLAAGGLGQGSGSGQSSVLSGISLYDPRTPNAGGKATEPATDAGTQAKGPEGNGKSSASKAKEPPFVRKSALEQPEAGKAGADGGAAPATDRYNSYNRPRPKAAVASAATVTPPPEGTPPQPGVHNLPVPTLFGTVKPAPKTGSGSPFAGNSPAREGEQDAGSLKDVFKGFDPTASPFCQ; this is translated from the exons GGAAGATGGTGAGCTGGAAGAAGGTGAACTGGAAGATGACGGGGCTGAGGAGACACAGGACACCCCCGGAGGGTCAGAGAGGAGCCGGAAAGACAAGGGGGAGAAGCACCACAGCGATTCTGACGAGGAAAAGTCTCACAGGAGGCTGAAGCGGAAGCGGAAGAAAGAgcgggagaaggagaagaggcgatcaaagaagaggaggaagtcCAAGCACAAG CGCCACGCTTCTTCCAGTGATGACTTCTCCGACTTCTCAGATGACTCGGATTTCAGCCCCAGTGAGAAGGGGCACCGCAAGTACCGGGAATACAGCCCCCCATACGCACCG TCCCACCAGCAGTACCCCTCATCGCACAGTGCGCCCCTGCCCAAGAAGTCATACTCCAAGATGGACAGCAAAGCCTACAGCATGTACGAAGACTATGAGAACGAGCAGTATGGGGAGTATGAGGGCGACGAGGAGGAGGACATGGGCAAGGAGGACTACGATGACTTCACCAAAGAGCTCAATCAGTACCGTCGTGCCAAGGAGGGCAGCAGCCGGGGCCGAG GCAGCCGAGGGCGTGGACGGGGTTACAGGGGCCGAGGAAGCCGTGGAGGATCTCGAGGCCGAGGCATGGGCAGGGGCAGCCGAGGCCGGGGCAGAGGCTCCATGGGAGGAGACCATCCGGAGGACGAGGAGGACTTCTATGAGGAGGAGATGGAA TATGGAGAAGGTGAGGAGCCAATGGGTGATGACGATTATGATGACTACTCCAAGGAGCTGAACCAGTACCGCCGCTCTAAGGATAGCCGAGGCCGAG GGTTAAGTCGGGGCCGTGGCCGGGGTTCCCGAGGCCGAGGGAAAGGGATGGGCCGCGGCCGGGGTCGAGGTGGCAGCCGAGGAGGGATGAACAAGGGCGGAATGAACGATGACGACGACTTCTACGACGATGACATGGGC GATGGCGGTGGGAGCTACCGGAGAAGTGACCACGACAAGCCCCACCAGCAGTCTGACAAGAAAGGCAAAGTCATCTGCAAGTACTTCGTGGAAGGGCGGTGCACTTGG GGAGACCACTGTAATTTCAGCCATGACATTGAACTGCCAAAGAAACGCGAGCTGTGCAAGTTTTACATCACTGGTTTCTGCGCCAGGGCCGAGAACTGCCCGTACATGCACG GTGACTTTCCGTGTAAGTTATACCACACAACTGGGAACTGCATCAATGGTGATGACTGCATGTTCTCCCATGACCCTCTAACAGAAGAGACCAGAGAGCTTCTGGACAAG ATGTTAGCCGATGATGCAGAGGCAGGCGCCGAGGATGAAAAGGAAGTAGAGGAGCTGAAGAAGCAGGGCATCAACCCCCTGCCCAAGCCACCCCCCGGCGTGGGCCTCCTGCCCACACCCCCGCGGCCTCCTggccccccagcccccacctctCCCAACGGCCGGCCCATGCAGGGGGGTCCCCCACCTCCCCCGCCACCTCCTCCTCCGCCCCCTGGGCCCCCCCAGATGCCCATGCCAGTGCACGAGCCACTGTCACcacagcagcagctgcagcaggACATGTACAACAAGAAGATCCCCTCCTTGTTTGAGATTGTGGTGCGGCCCACGGGACAGCTGGCTGAGAAGCTGGGTGTAAG GTTCCCAGGACCTGGTGGACCCATGGGTCCTGGGCCCAACATGGGACCCCCAGGGCCCATGGGAGGCCCCATGCACCCTGATATGCACCCAGACATGCACCCGGACATGCACCCTGACATGCACCCCGACATGCATCCCGACATGCACCCCGACATGTCAATAGGCCCTGGCATGAACCCTGGCCCACCCATGGGTCCTGGCGGCCCCCCGATGATGCCCTATGGCCCTGGAGACTCCCCACACTCTGGAATGATGCCCCCCATCCCGCCAGCCCAGAACTTCTATGAAAACTTCTACCCACAGCAGGAGGGCATGGAAATGGAGCCAGGACTCCTTGGGGACACAG GGGACACTGGAAACTGGTACTCAAGTGACGAGGATGAAGGTGGGAGCAGTGTCACCTCCATTCTCAAGACCCTGAGGCAGCAGACATCCAGCAGACCCCAGGCCTCAGTTGGAGAACTGAGCAGCAGTGGGCTGGGAGACCCTCGCCTCCAGAAAGGACACCCTACAGGAGGCCGGCTAGCTGATCCCCGCCTCAGCCGGGATCCCAGACTCTCCCGCCATGCTGAGGCTGCCGGTGGCTCAGGCCCCGGGGACACAGGGCCCTCTGACCCTCGGCTGGCTCGCTCCCTGCCCACCTCCAAGCCTGAGGGCAGCCTGCATTCTAGCCCTGCTGGCCCTGGCAACTCCAAGGGGCCTGCACCGCCTgctgcagaggaggaggaaggggagcgGGCCCTGCGGGAGAAGGCCGTGAGCATCCCACTAGACCCCTTGCCTGGGCACCCACTGCGGGACCCACGGTCACAGCTGCAGCAGTTTAGCCACATCAAGAAGGATGTGACCCTGAGCAAGCCAAGCTTTGCCCGCACCGTGCTGTGGAACCCCGAGGACCTGATCCCCCTGCCCATCCCCAAGCAGGATGTGGTGCCCCCCGTGCCTGCTGCCCTGCAGTCCCTTCCTGCCCTGGACCCCAGGTTGCACCGCCCGACCCCTGCGGGACCCCCCAATGCCCGGCAGCGCCCAGGCATCTCCACGGACCCCAGCTCCTCTGGCTCTAACTTGCCTGACTTTGAACTGCTCTCTCGCATTCTCAAGACTGTCAATGTTAATACCCCTGGCCCGAGTGACAAGCCCAGTGATCCTAGGGTACGCAAAGCTCCCACTGACCCCCGACTGCAGAAGCCAGCAGACTCTGCGGCCTCTTCCCGAGTGGCCAAGCCCTGCGCTACCGAAGTCCCGTCTCCAGCCGCCAGCCCCAGCGGGGAGTCATCCCCACCAGCCACTGCACCCTACGATCCCCGTGTGCTGGCAGCCGGTGGGTTGGGCCAGGGCAGTGGGAGTGGGCAGAGCAGTGTGCTGAGCGGTATCAGCCTCTATGACCCGAGGACGCCCAACGCAGGTGGCAAAGCCACAGAGCCAGCTACTGATGCAGGCACCCAGGCCAAGGGCCCCGAGGGCAATGGCAAGAGCTCAGCCTCCAAGGCCAAGGAGCCCCCATTCGTCCGCAAGTCTGCCCTGGAGCAGCCTGAAGCAGGAAAGGCTGGTGCGGATGGGGGTGCAGCCCCAGCCACAGACCGATACAACAGCTACAACCGGCCCCGGCCCAAAGCCGCCGTGGCCTCTGCCGCCACAGTCACCCCACCACCAGAGGGGACCCCACCCCAACCTGGGGTGCACAACCTGCCTGTGCCTACCCTTTTCGGGACCGTGAAGCCGGCACCCAAGACAGGCTCAGGAAGCCCGTTTGCTGGCAACAGCCCAGCCCGTGAAGGGGAGCAGGACGCGGGGTCTCTGAAGGATGTTTTTAAAGGCTTCGACCCCACGGCCTCCCCCTTTTGCCAGTAG